From Xyrauchen texanus isolate HMW12.3.18 chromosome 12, RBS_HiC_50CHRs, whole genome shotgun sequence, one genomic window encodes:
- the LOC127652636 gene encoding ATP-dependent RNA helicase DHX58-like — protein MEINLRPYQEEVVQTALKGENSIIWLPTGGGKTRAAVYVTKKHLETKTNAKVAVLVNKVHLVDQHYEKEFRPYLDKKYKIVAISGDSDEKDFFGNVVRKSDLVVCTAQILENALTNMEEDKHVELTDFTLLVIDECHHTHKENVYNKIMGRYVEMKVRKENNLPQVLGLTASPGTGRSRTLDKAVEHVLQICANLDSAIVSTKNSLPVLQSVVPKPRKIYDIVEKRDKDPFGDHLKLMMSMIHDFMPSEASLNLREVGTQEYEADVVELEKIGVQKENRLIAQCALHLREYNDALLINDTVRMVDAFRVLSEFYNSRQHNLLDGTDFFLQGLFEENRVELWQLASNAHYENPKLARLQQTMVEQFKERESRGILFAKTRRGTRCLFDWVNSNPELRRVNIHAGILTGAGTGANHMTQRGQKDTIKTFRDGGLNLLISTSVAEEGLDIPECNVVVRYGLLTNEIAQRQASGRARAQNSVYSVVAEKGGREIRRELTNEYLEMLTAQAIDRVQSMTPREFRQKISELQRTAVMILIQAERNRKEKKTCYNPTQVQLQCRGCFTPVSCGADIRHIENSHHVNINPHFETYYKAGGQVCLERSFEDWEPGRVINCIHCGKDWGMEIKFKKVAILPCLKIKSFSLNTPRGKFTHKQWKDIEFQVEEFDFIQYMTGRFPDLNFENDD, from the exons atggagATCAATCTTAGACCATACCAGGAAGAGGTGGTGCAGACAGCACTGAAAGGGGAGAACAGCATCATCTGGCTGCCAACTGGTGGAGGAAAAACCAGAGCAGCAGTCTACGTCACTAAGAAACACCTGGAGACCAAAACCAATGCCAAAGTGGCAGTGCTTGTAAATAAG GTGCACCTGGTAGACCAGCATTACGAAAAAGAATTCCGGCCTTACCttgacaaaaaatacaaaatagtggCCATCAGTGGAGATAGTGATGAGAAAGACTTCTTTGGAAATGTGGTCAGGAAATCAGACCTGGTCGTCTGCACTGCTCAGATCTTAGAGAACGCCCTCACCAACATGGAGGAGGACAAACATGTGGAGCTCACAG ACTTCACCCTGCTGGTCATAGATGAGTGTCACCACACACACAAGGAAAACGTCTATAACAAGATTATGGGCCGCTATGTGGAAATGAAAGTTAGAAAGGAAAATAATCTGCCTCAGGTTCTGGGCCTCACAGCATCACCTGGCACTGGGAGAAGTAGGACACTGGATAAAGCTGTTGAACATGTcctgcag ATCTGTGCCAATCTGGATTCTGCAATTGTGTCCACCAAGAATTCTTTGCCAGTGCTGCAAAGTGTTGTCCCCAAACCCAGAAAGATATATGACATTGTTGAAAAAAGAGATAAG GATCCATTTGGGGATCACCTGAAGTTGATGATGTCAatgattcatgattttatgccgTCAGAGGCGAGTTTAAACCTGCGAGAGGTGGGCACACAGGAATATGAAGCTGATGTGGTGGAACTGGAAAAAATAG gtgtaCAGAAGGAGAACAGATTGATCGCTCAGTGTGCTCTGCACCTGCGGGAATACAATGATGCTCTTCTCATTAATGACACTGTTCGCATGGTGGACGCGTTCCGTGTTCTAAGCGAGTTCTACAATTCAAGGCAACACAACTTGTTAGATGGAACTGATTTCTTTCTGCAGGGGCTTTTTGAAG AGAACCGCGTGGAGTTATGGCAGCTGGCATCGAATGCCCACTATGAAAAccccaaactggcccggttgcagCAGACGATGGTAGAACAGTTTAAGGAACGTGAGTCTCGTGGTATCCTCTTCGCAAAGACCCGCAGGGGCACCCGTTGTCTGTTTGACTGGGTGAACTCCAACCCTGAGCTACGGAGGGTCAATATACATGCTGGCATTCTCACTGGAGCGGGCACTGGTGCTAACCACATGACCCAG agAGGACAGAAGGACACTATTAAAACATTTAGAGATGGAGGCCTCAACCTCCTAATCTCTACCAGTGTTGCTGAGGAAGGACTTGATATTCCTGAATGCAATGTGGTTGTACGTTATGGGCTGTTGACCAATGAAATAGCTCAGCGGCAGGCTAGTGGGCGGGCTCGAGCTCAGAACAGTGTCTACTCAGTGGTGGCTGAAAAAGGTGGGCGTGAGATACGCAGGGAACTCACCAATGAATATCTAGAAATGCTGACCGCACAAGCTATTGATCGAGTGCAGAGCATGACTCCCAGGGAGTTCCGACAGAAG atatCAGAGCTTCAACGCACAGCTGTAATGATTCTGATCCAGGCTGAGAGGAACAGGAAAGAGAAAAAGACATGCTACAATCCTACTCAGGTGCAACTTCAGTGCAGAGGTTGCTTCACTCCTGTCAGCTGTGGAGCAGATATAAGACACATAGAGAATTCACACCATGTTAACATCAATCCTCATTTTGA GACATACTATAAAGCAGGTGGGCAGGTATGTCTGGAAAGGAGTTTTGAAGATTGGGAGCCTGGACGGGTTATCAACTGCATTCATTGTGGAAAG GACTGGGGAATGGAGATTAAATTCAAGAAAGTGGCAATACTTCCCTGTTTGAAAATAAAGAGCTTTTCCTTGAATACTCCTCGGGGTAAATTCACACACAAGCAGTGGAAAGACATTGAGTTCCAAGTGGAAGAGTTTGACTTCATTCAGTACATGACTGGCCGTTTCCCTGACCTGAACTTCGAAAATGATGACTGA